The Patescibacteria group bacterium nucleotide sequence CTTACGATTCCTAAGAATCCTAAGAGTCCCAAATATCCTAAGAATCCCAATGATAAATAATTTCTTCAAAATCCACCACTTTTCCGTTTTTCACTTTCACACCCTCTTTGGCAAGTATTTTAATTTTAGCTTTTGAGCCTTTCCTAAATCCCCCGATTTGCCCGCCAGCTTTTACGACCCGATGGCAGGGAACGGCCGGCGCGTAGGGATTTTTATGCAAAGCGCTCCCCACGGCCCGGCTCGCTCTCGGTCGACCTATAATTCTGCTTATCTCGCCATAAGTCGTTATTCGGCCGCAAGGGACTTTTCTGGTTGCCTCCAAAACCGCCTTGGCAAACACTGACAAGACCATAAAAAATTAAAGATTAACGAAAATATTTTTGCAACTCGGGGGGAATGTTTCCGCCGTTTTGAGATTCCAACAAATTATTCAAAAAACCACTGCCGCCAAGAGCTTCCAGATCCAGGCCATTGCTTCCTGCCCCCAATAAATTCTGATACTGGCGATAAACATCCTTTAAAAGCGCGGGCAGATAGATAATTCCCAAAACAATCGGAATAACAATAATTAAAATCTTTAAAGCTCCCCAGACTCTCTGCCAAAAAACATATCTCTTTATTCCCTTTACCATTTCCCTGATTTCCCTGGTCAACTCTAAATTTTTTTCTAAAAGCTTTTTAATTTCTTCATCCATAATTTTTAAATGAGATTCTTAAGATGTTTAGGATTTTTAGGATCTTTATGATTCCTAAAAATCCTAAGAATCGCAAAAATCTCAAAAATCCCAATCTTATCTGGCTTCGCATTTTTTCACATATTTCCTTCCTATCTTCGCCATCTCTTCCATCTCCTTGTCAGTAAACGGTTTAGCGTTTTTAAACTTATTATCCACCAAATCGGTTTCACTTTTGAATTTCTGCAAAAACCAATTTTGCCCCCCTCTTATAATTTCCCCAATTTTAACAATATCTTCCCGGTTAAGCAAGCCGGGAACTGCCGTTGTTCTGAATTCATGGGGCAATCCGCCCTCTTTTATTATTTTAACACTTTTTTCAATTTTTTTGAAATCAACCGGGACTCCGACCACCTTTTTATACTTATCCCTTGGCGCTTTTATATCCATGGCGATATAATTTATTAAACCTCCCCTTATTAATTCATTAAGCATTTCCGGATTAGTGCCGTTAGTATCCAGCTTTACCAAATAACCCATTTTTTTAATTTTTTCTATAAACTCCGGCAAATCTTTATGGAGAGTCGGCTCTCCGCCCGTAATTACAATCGCTTCCAATTTGTTTTTTCTTTTATCTAAAAAAACAAAAAGATCGTCCTCTTTAATCAGAGAATGATCTTCTTGCTGTTTTTCCAATAAACTATTTTTTAACTTGCCAGCTCTGTCGGGCCGGACAAGCATAGGGTTATAGCAAAAATGGCAGCGGAAATTACAACCTTGAGTGAAAATAATGGCCGCAATTTTGCCGGGATAGTCAAGCAAACTAAATTTTTGTAAACCGCCTATCATCATGGGAATATTTTAAACATTCGGGATTGTTTGGGATAATCGGGATAGGATTTCCCAAAAATCTCAAAACATCCCAATCCCGAGTACTCGGGATAAAACATCCCAAAATATTTATTCTTTTACCTTAAAAGTTTTCCGGTTAATAAATTCCTCCTGCTTGCCGTCGTTCCATTGTTTGACCGGCCGCAAATAACCGCAAACTCGGCTATAAATTTCGCATTCTTGTCTTTTTGTTTTGATTGGTGACATAGCGCCTAACCACGGGAAGCGGAATTAATAAAAGGAAATTCCCGATTATTAATGCCTGATTCCTCCTGTTTTTATTTTAATATTTATAAATTCTTTTAAGCCAAGGCCTCTATAATATCCTTGTCTAAATTATCCCGGCTTTCTGACCCGGCAAAGGCCGCGTAGACTTCTTTCTTTTTTTCCCCGCTTTCTTCTTTCTTTGCTTCAATATAACCGATCTCTTCATCGCACTTGGGGCAAAAATTGTGCTCACCGGCGATATAGCCATGCTTGGGGCAAATAGAAAAGGTTGGGGTGATGGTGAAATAAGGGAGATGATAATTGCGGGCAATGGTTTTGACTAAATTTTTAACGGCCTCCGCCGAGGGCAAGGCCTCTCCGATAAAAGAGTGAAAAACCGTTCCGCCCGTATATTTAATCTGAATATCATCCTGCAAATCCAAAGCCTCAAATAAATCATCGGTATAATTAACCGGCAATTGCGAAGAATTGGTGTAGAAGGGAGAGGCGTTTCTGTCCCGAACGGCTTCTTCGTTTGCCACAACAATATCGGCGTATTTATCTTTATCAA carries:
- a CDS encoding MGMT family protein gives rise to the protein MVLSVFAKAVLEATRKVPCGRITTYGEISRIIGRPRASRAVGSALHKNPYAPAVPCHRVVKAGGQIGGFRKGSKAKIKILAKEGVKVKNGKVVDFEEIIYHWDS
- a CDS encoding anaerobic ribonucleoside-triphosphate reductase; translated protein: YPYARHYLANVKERFGGYWNNHFSTIGIIGMNEALLNFAPIISDITTPAGKEFAVKILNYMREKIMDYQNKTNHLYNLEATPAEGTSRRLSRIDKDKYADIVVANEEAVRDRNASPFYTNSSQLPVNYTDDLFEALDLQDDIQIKYTGGTVFHSFIGEALPSAEAVKNLVKTIARNYHLPYFTITPTFSICPKHGYIAGEHNFCPKCDEEIGYIEAKKEESGEKKKEVYAAFAGSESRDNLDKDIIEALA
- a CDS encoding anaerobic ribonucleoside-triphosphate reductase activating protein; this translates as MMIGGLQKFSLLDYPGKIAAIIFTQGCNFRCHFCYNPMLVRPDRAGKLKNSLLEKQQEDHSLIKEDDLFVFLDKRKNKLEAIVITGGEPTLHKDLPEFIEKIKKMGYLVKLDTNGTNPEMLNELIRGGLINYIAMDIKAPRDKYKKVVGVPVDFKKIEKSVKIIKEGGLPHEFRTTAVPGLLNREDIVKIGEIIRGGQNWFLQKFKSETDLVDNKFKNAKPFTDKEMEEMAKIGRKYVKKCEAR
- a CDS encoding anaerobic ribonucleoside-triphosphate reductase, whose translation is MSPIKTKRQECEIYSRVCGYLRPVKQWNDGKQEEFINRKTFKVKE